The following proteins come from a genomic window of Penaeus monodon isolate SGIC_2016 chromosome 22, NSTDA_Pmon_1, whole genome shotgun sequence:
- the LOC119586932 gene encoding uncharacterized protein LOC119586932 has product MIRMPLQEIDKVGGESGGGHHSEALENIPSTDAGETILLSLPPSNNIPSERDVSVPNEMEDIGVKSTGGILNEVDEENEQEKLTGSNKGFADAGQNTSQIDDTVLDQAEPLTNNLQEVAADQSDVKEIECHISSNVSQQNEEEAEAFTTKKPLQFRNDELSFGETESESVVDVSLISGSDSLSSLKPLKIKKRSKKKSNKVVRDGKDSDSSVSSKKKGSSRKILVKCKFSPEGLKYIEDCLRGHIFSGWVEERKWIENLGSYRDIIEVDEWETDLSKQLNIIIRKIPGVQESTKWINITPPSAAQPSYCLWVLLEEAPIPGHYWFVITSVGVQSLFGLKISLRIIRSIHPQDYEEAETRSTRRKQLASGEPGKEMQAISQQFADWWDQAQQLNFALVWSAIATTFTLSNIRDAIRFLIILIVTLTVGLMTFLRESHHVVLRVIHEAGIFLHNVTPFLQSVMSFMEKILGGLYLLLAMVYRDWRRSSAPPPPSFQGPRQAPLPIMPNIAPSPAYPPAGPRVVKYVAPEQWVYKRQDNVQLPN; this is encoded by the exons ATGATAAG GATGCCTTTGCAAGAAATTGATAAAGTTGGGGGTGAAAGTGGTGGAGGTCATCACTCAGAGGCCTTGGAAAATATCCCCAGCACTGATGCAGGTGAAACTATATTGCTGTCCCTCCCTCCATCAAACAACATCCCATCAGAAAGGGATGTCAGTGTCCCAAATGAGATGGAAGATATTGGTGTGAAGAGTACTGGTGGCATTTTGAATGAGGTAGATGAGGAAAATGAACAGGAGAAGTTAACTGGGAGCAACAAAGGATTTGCTGATGCAGGGCAAAATACATCTCAGATAGATGACACAGTGCTAGATCAGGCTGAACCATTGACAAATAACTTGCAGGAAGTAGCTGCTGATCAGAGTGATGTAAAGGAGATAGAATGCCACATTAGTAGCAATGTCAGTCAGCAGAATGAAGAAGAGGCAGAAGCATTCACAACTAAAAAGCCTCTGCAGTTCAGGAATGATGAACTCTCCTTTGGTGAAACTGAGTCAGAGTCTGTTGTAGATGTAAGCCTTATTTCAGGGTCAGACAGTCTTTCATCATTAAAACCTCTGAAGATCAAGAAACGATCAAAAAAGAAGAGCAATAAGGTTGTGAGGGATGGGAAGGATTCTGACTCATCTGTGTCATCCAAGAAGAAGGGATCTAGTCGCAAGATACTAGTCAAGTGTAAATTTTCTCCTGAAGGTCTCAAGTATATTGAAGATTGTTTGAGAGGACACATATTTTCTGGTTGGGTGGAGGAACGGAAATGGATTGAAAATCTAGGTAGTTATAGAGACATTATAGAGGTGGATGAGTGGGAGACAGACCTAAGCAAGCAGTTGAATATCATTATCAGGAAAATTCCAGGTGTTCAAGAAAGTACAAAGTGGATTAACATAACAC CACCTTCTGCTGCCCAGCCTAGCTACTGTTTGTGGGTTTTACTTGAAGAAGCACCCATTCCTGGTCACTACTGGTTTGTCATAACTAGTGTTGGTGTGCAGTCACTTTTTGGTCTGAAAATTTCACTGAGAATTATTAG GAGCATCCATCCTCAAGACTATGAGGAAGCAGAGACCCGCAGCACAAGGAGGAAGCAGTTAGCATCAGGTGAACCAGGCAAGGAGATGCAGGCAATCAGCCAGCAGTTTGCTGATTGGTGGGACCAAGCACAGCAGCTAAACTTTGCACTGGTCTGGTCTGCCATTGCTACGACTTTCACTCTTAGCAACATTCGAGATGCTATCAG ATTCTTGATAATACTGATTGTCACACTGACAGTTGGCTTGATGACATTCTTGAGAGAATCACATCATGTGGTGCTTAGAGTCATTCATGAAGCAGGGATATTCCTCCACAATGTGACCCCATTCCTCCAGTCTGTAATGTCATTCATGGAGAAGATCCTAGGTGGCTTGTATTTACTACTCGCCATGGTGTATAGGGACTGGAGACGATCAAGtgctccacctccaccatcattCCAGGGTCCGAGGCAGGCACCCTTGCCCATCATGCCAAACATTGCTCCTTCACCTGCTTACCCTCCAGCTGGGCCAAGAGTGGTTAAGTATGTAGCACCAGAACAGTGGGTATATAAAAGGCAAGATAATGTTCAGCTACCAAATTGA